From the genome of Impatiens glandulifera chromosome 9, dImpGla2.1, whole genome shotgun sequence, one region includes:
- the LOC124914219 gene encoding LOW QUALITY PROTEIN: protein QUIRKY-like (The sequence of the model RefSeq protein was modified relative to this genomic sequence to represent the inferred CDS: inserted 4 bases in 3 codons; deleted 4 bases in 4 codons), whose product MMNNPPHPPPSVQRKLLVEVIDARNLLPKDGQGSASAYVVVDFDGQKRRTSTVCRNLNPVWTEAIEFIVSDPATMEYEELEIEVYNDKKLSHGNARKNHFLGRVKVFGSQFSKRGDEGLIYFQLEKKSVFSWIRGEIGLKIYYYDEILDNHHQPDLNTEPPPPPDNNNNNNNDNPPPQPPAPPHGPPEGGRVLEGPVPTDVAMEGSHTPPMVTIEESPPLQSMPGQTNEYPHHPRQGPPPPSHVQHYSFPHHPEAPPTIHPEPPPPQQPPAEIRKMHAGRTEYTDRARVYRRPSGNYSPRVISGRSTGDLDRIPAYDLVEPMQYXFVRIVKARSLARNESPYVKIQTANHFDKSKPAIYRPGEPPMNPEWHQVFALACNKPDSTSSTLEISVWDAPTESFLGGVCFDLSDVPVRDSPDSPLAPQWYRLEGGEDPSKVTGDIQLSVWIGTQADDAFPEAWISDAPHVAHTRSKVYQSPKLWYLRVMVLEAQDLHIAPNLPPLTTPEIRVNGQLGFQSVRTRRAMMNNHTASFYWHEDLVFVAGEPLEDNLILLVEDRTGKDPALLGHLMIPVGSIEQRIDERAVAAKWFALEGGGGAGPGPGPVGGPPPYYGRIHLRLCLEGGYHVLDEAAHICSDFRPTAKQLWKPAIGVLELGILGARGLLPMKSKGGGKGSTDAYCVAKYGKKWVRTRTVTDSFDPRWNEQYTWQVYDPCTVLTIGIFDNWRMLSDKPEDKPDCRIGKVRIRVSTLESNKVYTNSYPLLVLMRSGLKKMGEIELAVRFACPSLLPDICAVYGQPLLPKMHYLRPLGVSQQETLRGAATKMVAAWLARSEPPMGPEVVRYMLDADSHSWSMRKSKSNWFRIVAVLAWAVGLAKWLDDIRRWKNPVTTILVHLLYLVLVWYPDLVXPTGFLYVFLIGVWYYRFRPKIPAGMDARLSQAEAVDPDELDEEFDTIPSSRPPELLRMRYDRLRMLAGRVQTVLGDIATQGERVQALVSWRDPRATKLFIGVCLAITITLYAVPPKMVAVAMGXLLLRHPMFRDPMPSPSLNFFRRLTSLSDRLM is encoded by the exons ATGATGAATAATCCTCCCCATCCACCACCTAGCGTTCAGCGCAAGCTACTCGTCGAGGTTATCGACGCACGTAATCTCCTTCCCAAGGACGGACAGGGAAGTGCCAGCGCTTACGTCGTCGTAGACTTCGACGGACAGAAGAGACGAACTTCCACCGTATGTCGAAATCTCAACCCAGTATGGACCGAAGCTATCGAGTTCATTGTCTCCGATCCGGCCACTATGGAGTACGAAGAGCTAGAGATCGAAGTCTACAATGACAAGAAATTGAGTCACGGCAACGCCCGCAAGAATCATTTCCTCGGCCGGGTTAAGGTTTTCGGCAGCCAATTCTCGAAGAGAGGAGACGAAGGcttgatttattttcaattgGAAAAAAAGAGTGTTTTCAGTTGGATTAGAGGCGAGATTGGATTGAAGATCTATTATTACGATGAGATTCTCGACAACCACCACCAACCCGACCTCAATACCGAACCTCCACCTCCTCCagataacaacaacaacaacaacaacgacAATCCTCCACCACAGCCACCTGCTCCTCCGCATGGGCCGCCGGAAGGCGGCAGGGTTTTAGAGGGTCCCGTTCCAACTGATGTAGCCATGGAAGGATCTCACACGCCGCCCATGGTCACAATCGAGGAGTCTCCACCCCTTCAGTCCATGCCAGGACAAACCAACGAGTACCCGCATCATCCTCGTCAaggtcctcctcctccttctcatGTTCAGCATTATTCATTTCCTCATCATCCGGAAGCACCGCCAACGATACATCCAGAGCCGCCTCCGCCGCAGCAACCACCGGCTGAAATTAGGAAGATGCACGCTGGGAGAACTGAATATACCGACAGGGCTAGAGTTTATCGGCGGCCAAGCGGGAACTACTCTCCGAGAGTTATCTCCGGCAGATCTACAGGCGATTTGGACAGAATTCCGGCGTATGATCTCGTCGAGCCGATGCAAT CTTTCGTTCGGATCGTTAAGGCTCGCAGCCTCGCACGCAATGAAAGCCCTTATGTGAAAATTCAGACGGCGAATCATTTTGATAAGTCGAAACCGGCTATATATAGGCCCGGCGAACCGCCGATGAATCCGGAATGGCATCAGGTATTTGCACTTGCTTGTAATAAGCCTGATTCGACTAGCTCCACTCTCGAGATTTCAGTATGGGACGCACCAACCGAAAGTTTCCTCGGCGGCGTCTGTTTCGATTTGTCGGACGTCCCTGTTCGAGATTCACCTGACAGTCCTCTAGCTCCGCAGTGGTATCGGCTCGAAGGCGGAGAAGATCCGAGCAAAGTCACCGGCGATATACAGCTGTCAGTTTGGATTGGGACTCAGGCTGACGATGCTTTTCCAGAGGCTTGGATCTCAGACGCGCCTCACGTAGCTCATACTCGTTCGAAGGTCTATCAATCTCCCAAACTCTGGTACCTCAGAGTGATGGTTCTTGAAGCTCAGGATCTCCACATTGCGCCGAATCTCCCGCCATTGACGACACCGGAGATTAGGGTTAATGGGCAGCTCGGATTCCAGTCCGTACGAACGAGGAGAGCGATGATGAATAATCACACGGCGTCTTTCTACTGGCACGAGGACCTCGTTTTCGTCGCCGGCGAACCGCTAGAAGACAATCTGATCTTGCTCGTGGAGGATAGAACCGGGAAAGATCCCGCGTTACTCGGCCACCTCATGATTCCCGTCGGTTCGATTGAGCAGAGGATTGACGAACGAGCAGTCGCAGCTAAGTGGTTTGCTTTGGAAGGTGGCGGAGGAGCTGGACCGGGGCCTGGTCCAGTTGGTGGGCCGCCGCCATATTACGGACGAATACATTTAAGGCTGTGTTTGGAAGGAGGCTATCACGTGCTGGACGAGGCCGCCCACATTTGCAGTGACTTCCGGCCGACGGCGAAACAGTTATGGAAGCCAGCGATTGGGGTCCTGGAGCTGGGAATCCTGGGGGCGCGTGGGCTGTTGCCTATGAAATCCAAAGGTGGAGGAAAGGGATCAACAGATGCTTACTGCGTAGCCAAGTATGGAAAAAAGTGGGTCCGGACAAGAACCGTGACCGATAGCTTTGACCCACGTTGGAACGAACAATACACGTGGCAGGTCTATGATCCATGCACCGTTCTCACCATTGGCATCTTCGACAATTGGCGCATGCTCTCCGATAAACCCGAGGACAAACCGGATTGCCGGATCGGAAAGGTTCGGATCCGGGTGTCCACACTGGAGAGCAACAAGGTCTATACCAATTCATATCCTTTGTTAGTCCTTATGAGAAGCGGGTTAAAGAAAATGGGCGAGATCGAATTAGCAGTTAGATTCGCCTGTCCGTCGTTGCTGCCCGATATATGCGCGGTTTACGGGCAGCCCCTACTGCCCAAAATGCATTAC CTCCGTCCGTTGGGTGTTTCCCAACAAGAGACATTGCGTGGGGCTGCCACAAAAATGGTGGCAGCCTGGCTGGCACGGTCTGAGCCGCCAATGGGGCCGGAGGTTGTTAGGTACATGCTGGATGCAGATTCGCATTCGTGGAGCATGAGAAAGAGCAAATCCAACTGGTTTAGGATAGTGGCGGTTCTAGCGTGGGCAGTCGGGTTAGCCAAGTGGCTAGACGACATACGTAGATGG AAAAACCCGGTCACAACGATCCTAGTTCACTTGCTCTACTTAGTCCTGGTTTGGTATCCGGATCTTG GTCCAACGGGTTTTCTATACGTGTTTTTGATCGGGGTTTGGTACTATCGGTTCAGACCGAAAATACCCGCCGGGATGGATGCTAGGCTTTCGCAGGCAGAGGCGGTGGACCCGGACGAGCTGGACGAAGAATTCGACACGATCCCGAGTTCAAGGCCGCCGGAGTTATTAAGAATGAGGTACGATCGGTTGAGGATGCTGGCAGGGAGGGTTCAAACGGTTCTAGGGGACATTGCAACACAAGGGGAGAGG GTCCAAGCATTAGTGAGCTGGAGGGATCCAAGGGCGACTAAGCTGTTCATAGGGGTGTGTTTGGCC ATCACTATAACATTATACGCAGTTCCCCCCAAAATGGTGGCCGTGGCTATGGG TCTACTTTTGAGACACCCAATGTTTAGGGACCCAATGCCCTCGCCTAGCTTGAACTTCTTTAGGCGATTGACCAGCCTGTCCGATAGGTTAATGTAG
- the LOC124916659 gene encoding mitochondrial outer membrane protein porin of 36 kDa-like, protein MFDEYNAALSFSTRTFMASLALNDKADAVRASCYWSGIPKTAVAAEVNHRMYDNETGFTLGTQHLLFGGTTVKTRASSMGGSLHLWSSSCCHGSILA, encoded by the exons ATGTTTGATGAGTACAATGCTGCTCTTAGCTTCAGCACTCGTACTTTCATGGCTTCCTTGGCCTT GAATGACAAGGCTGATGCTGTAAGAGCCTCTTGTTACTGGTCAGGAATACCTAAAACGGCAGTTGCAGCAGAGGTGAACCACAGGATGTATGACAACGAAACTGGATTCACTTTAGGTACACAACACTTACTATTTGGAGGGACAACTGTGAAGACAAGGGCTAGCAGTATGGGAGGATCGCTGCACTTGTGGAGCAGCAGCTGTTGCCATGGTTCTATCTTAGCCTAA